One part of the Sporocytophaga myxococcoides DSM 11118 genome encodes these proteins:
- a CDS encoding DKNYY domain-containing protein, which produces MKLKLLTQIFFLIILTSACSQKKTKEDYANVETIRPASKGWFKLNNNKKIKRYFRRGSEVYCGDVEYNDHPMKGADTASFEVYLGTEYARDKNKVYYPIQINCQEGRDYGVCYCTDYIVKNADPGTFNYLGNEFGSDKNFAFYSGIIIKHSDGQSFRIFNESEYLPFAVDKNNVYVREQIFEKADPKTFHYDYANPLNDTITQNFIFKDKNHIWKFNPPNQIIELK; this is translated from the coding sequence ATGAAACTAAAATTGCTTACCCAGATTTTCTTTTTGATTATTCTGACTTCTGCGTGCTCACAAAAAAAAACAAAAGAAGACTATGCAAATGTGGAGACCATCAGGCCAGCTTCTAAAGGCTGGTTTAAGTTAAACAACAATAAAAAAATAAAAAGATATTTCAGAAGAGGTAGTGAAGTATACTGTGGAGATGTTGAATATAATGATCACCCCATGAAAGGCGCAGATACAGCATCATTTGAAGTATATCTGGGCACTGAATATGCTCGTGATAAAAATAAAGTTTACTACCCAATACAGATTAATTGCCAAGAAGGAAGGGATTATGGAGTTTGTTATTGCACCGATTACATAGTTAAAAATGCTGATCCCGGGACATTTAATTACCTGGGGAATGAATTTGGCTCTGATAAAAATTTCGCATTTTACAGTGGTATTATTATAAAACATAGCGATGGTCAATCATTCAGGATTTTTAATGAATCAGAATATCTTCCATTTGCTGTAGACAAAAACAATGTATACGTTCGTGAGCAAATTTTCGAAAAAGCTGACCCGAAAACTTTTCATTATGATTATGCAAATCCTCTGAATGATACAATTACTCAAAACTTTATATTTAAAGACAAAAATCATATCTGGAAATTTAATCCTCCAAATCAAATAATAGAGTTAAAGTAA
- a CDS encoding Ig-like domain-containing protein: MRRSIRLLLASIVLFTSTIAYSQDQCKVVGWATQNGSVTGGGSATPKVVSTYADLKSALTTASVKVVHVQGTITFPTAGRINIQDQSGKTIIGLPGSKIVSVDMTASGSGIFYIKRCTNFIMRNLTFEGPGAYDTDGNDNLTLENCQNFWVDHCDFRDGMDGNFDIKTASDYITATWCKFSYLKPPKAGGSGGSNDHRYTNLIGSSDGATGDDGKLRITFQYCWWGQGCVERMPRVRFGKIHLANNLFNSTVSNSCIRAGYKADLLIESNVFIGVNKPIDLYENDFTAVTARNNIFTNTSGNTVGKNTSFTPPYSLTIANASNVQSLVTNTTCGAGATLDGPTQCGCDTPVNKAPTATLSSSTSSTCVGTKITLSATATDTDGNISKVDFYDGSTLLGSDNSSPYLYEYAPTAAGTLSLKAVATDNDNATGESSVISITVSALPTATISSASSSFCEGESLVLTSSSGSSYIWKNGTNQVGTASTYSAKTAGTYTVEVTNSSGCKATSAAKEITVNALPSATITAPASSFCEGESIVLTASSGSSYKWLNGTTQVGTSSTYTAKTAGAYTVEITNSNGCKATSSVKQIGVNALPSATITAPASSFCQGESLVLTASSGSSYKWLNGTAQVGTASTYTANTSGAYTVEVTNANGCKSTSEVKQISIISLPIARITAPANNFCSGGSIILTASVGGTTYNWYKGSSKVGENPLYEAKSAGAYSVEITDANGCKATSGITQIEEITSTIWYQDTDNDGQGDPRITIDACTQPTGYVASAGDECPNDPNKIAPGNCGCNKSETECVTSTVGVIKSEITVSPLPFDNFTSISLENKGTIESVTIISASGAIAGKITGIHSNEILIGESLAPGFYSVIVQTETEIIATKIIKK; this comes from the coding sequence ATGAGAAGAAGTATACGATTACTCTTAGCCTCAATTGTTTTATTCACTTCAACTATTGCTTATTCGCAGGACCAGTGCAAAGTAGTGGGATGGGCAACACAAAACGGAAGTGTGACGGGAGGAGGTTCAGCGACACCAAAAGTTGTAAGTACTTATGCTGATTTAAAATCTGCATTAACTACGGCATCTGTAAAAGTGGTACATGTACAAGGTACTATTACATTTCCTACAGCAGGCCGGATCAATATTCAGGACCAAAGCGGCAAAACCATCATCGGTTTACCAGGTTCCAAAATAGTCTCTGTCGACATGACAGCAAGCGGATCCGGAATTTTTTACATTAAGAGATGTACAAATTTTATCATGCGTAACCTGACATTTGAAGGTCCGGGTGCTTATGATACAGACGGGAATGATAACCTTACACTTGAAAATTGTCAAAATTTCTGGGTAGACCATTGCGATTTCAGAGATGGTATGGATGGCAATTTCGATATAAAAACAGCGTCAGATTATATTACTGCTACATGGTGTAAATTCAGTTATCTAAAACCTCCAAAAGCTGGCGGATCCGGAGGATCTAACGACCACAGATATACAAACCTAATAGGAAGTTCTGATGGAGCTACCGGGGATGATGGAAAGCTTAGAATTACATTTCAATATTGCTGGTGGGGTCAAGGATGCGTAGAAAGAATGCCTCGAGTGCGATTTGGGAAAATACATCTTGCAAACAACCTTTTCAATAGCACAGTTTCAAACAGCTGCATCAGAGCAGGATATAAAGCCGATCTATTAATTGAAAGTAATGTTTTCATTGGGGTCAACAAGCCTATAGACCTTTATGAAAATGACTTTACAGCAGTTACTGCCAGAAACAATATCTTCACAAACACTTCCGGTAATACTGTAGGTAAAAACACTTCTTTTACTCCTCCATATTCTCTAACAATAGCTAATGCAAGTAACGTTCAAAGCCTTGTCACCAATACAACATGTGGAGCTGGCGCAACACTTGACGGGCCAACACAATGTGGCTGTGATACTCCTGTAAATAAAGCTCCAACTGCAACATTGAGTTCTTCTACATCATCTACATGTGTGGGGACTAAAATAACGCTCAGCGCCACTGCCACTGACACAGATGGAAATATCTCCAAAGTTGATTTTTATGATGGCTCAACCTTACTAGGCTCTGACAATTCATCTCCATATTTATATGAGTACGCTCCAACTGCTGCTGGTACCCTATCGCTTAAAGCAGTAGCAACCGACAACGACAATGCTACAGGTGAGTCATCTGTTATAAGCATAACTGTGTCTGCCTTGCCCACTGCTACCATATCTTCAGCTTCCAGCAGTTTTTGTGAAGGAGAATCACTTGTTCTGACTTCCAGTTCAGGTTCTTCGTACATATGGAAGAATGGAACTAATCAAGTAGGAACAGCATCAACATATAGTGCTAAAACTGCTGGAACTTATACTGTTGAAGTGACGAACTCCAGCGGTTGCAAAGCAACATCAGCAGCAAAAGAAATAACTGTAAATGCTTTACCTTCTGCTACTATCACAGCGCCTGCAAGCAGTTTCTGCGAAGGTGAATCGATAGTGCTTACAGCTAGTTCAGGTTCTTCCTACAAATGGTTAAATGGAACTACACAGGTAGGCACCTCTTCTACTTATACAGCGAAAACTGCCGGTGCATATACCGTTGAGATTACAAACTCTAATGGCTGTAAAGCAACTTCTTCTGTAAAACAAATAGGAGTAAATGCTTTACCTTCTGCGACAATCACAGCGCCTGCAAGCAGTTTCTGCCAAGGTGAGTCTTTAGTACTTACAGCTAGTTCCGGATCTTCTTATAAATGGTTGAACGGCACTGCACAAGTTGGAACAGCTTCCACATATACAGCTAACACTTCTGGTGCTTACACTGTTGAAGTTACAAATGCCAATGGATGTAAATCAACTTCCGAGGTAAAACAAATTTCTATAATTTCATTACCAATAGCACGTATTACTGCGCCTGCAAACAATTTCTGTTCAGGCGGATCCATAATACTGACGGCAAGTGTTGGTGGAACGACCTACAACTGGTATAAAGGCAGCAGTAAGGTTGGAGAAAATCCTCTATATGAAGCAAAATCTGCTGGTGCTTATAGCGTGGAAATAACCGATGCTAATGGATGCAAAGCGACATCCGGGATTACTCAAATTGAGGAAATCACATCAACTATATGGTATCAGGATACCGACAATGATGGCCAGGGAGATCCGAGAATAACCATTGATGCATGCACTCAACCTACAGGTTACGTTGCTTCTGCTGGCGACGAATGCCCAAATGATCCTAACAAAATAGCTCCGGGAAACTGTGGCTGCAATAAATCTGAAACAGAATGCGTTACATCAACTGTAGGAGTTATTAAGTCAGAGATCACTGTATCACCACTTCCATTTGACAACTTCACTTCTATTAGCCTTGAAAATAAAGGCACAATAGAATCAGTGACAATCATATCGGCATCTGGAGCAATTGCAGGAAAAATTACAGGCATTCACTCCAATGAAATTTTGATAGGTGAAAGCCTTGCTCCTGGCTTCTATTCAGTGATTGTACAAACCGAAACAGAAATCATTGCAACAAAAATCATCAAGAAATAA
- a CDS encoding YwbE family protein, with protein sequence MQNQYRKNIKPGMEVEIVLKKDQATGKLTNGIVKAILTSSLHHSRGIKVKLDDGQVGRVQKILTDEIGNPLED encoded by the coding sequence ATGCAAAACCAATACCGCAAGAACATCAAACCCGGAATGGAAGTAGAGATCGTTCTAAAAAAAGATCAGGCCACCGGAAAACTCACGAATGGAATCGTTAAGGCCATTCTTACCAGCTCTCTTCACCACTCAAGAGGCATAAAAGTTAAACTTGATGACGGACAAGTAGGAAGGGTACAAAAAATTCTTACAGATGAAATAGGAAACCCTTTGGAAGACTGA